gtccacattgtttgcttattctgtatttttatttctatattgcactattactacggactgacgctaaactgcatttcgttgtacccatacttgtatctgtgcaatgacaataaagttgaattgaattgaatgttgtgctcggagaatgtgtgcacatccccagcgatggacctccctccagcctcgctagccagcACGCTGATGGTGTTGTTGTTAGCCGGCGAGCTAGGGGTCatgttgcccatctcgaaaccagcgtagaaagagttcaggtcgtcagctagggaggtgtcgGCACTTCcggctgtgaggggggggggctgctctgGTAGTTAGTTACAGcccgtagcccctgccaaaggCGACTGGTGTCGTGCTGCTCCATCTGcgactccatcctgtccctgtatctcatttttgcgtccttcaccgccctttgcAGCCTTGTAGTCGTCCATATATCCGGATGCCAGGCCGGAGTTGTAAGcagtggtgcgagcattcaaggcaacgcgAATGGATCTGTCCCcccagggtttttgattaggAAAGATGCTAACCCTTACTGTGGGGACGATGTTATCGGCTATTGTAGCAATGTGACCGCGTCCgcaaactcactgacgtcactggaacttacttggaacatattccagtcgacatcgctcagtgcatcttgcagcatggcctctgaatgGTCGTACCACCGTTTTGGGTCCCTCGTCTCTGCCGCTTCCCTTACTATCcattgtttatactccggcagcaggaaaatggcagcgtggtcagattttccaaaaggagggagtgaaacggccttgtagcctttcctgaacggcgtgtagcagtggtccaaggtTCTTTCCCcatggtggcacacgtgatgtgttggcagGTTAGGAATGACCTTTTTGAGATTTggcattaaaatctccagccatcaCCATAGCTGCATCAGGATTCTTGTTTTGGTGTCAACATGGAACAttgtgtagggccgatagtgccacgtcggtgtccgcatgcggtggaatgtagacggctgtgatgatCACTGAGCTGAACTCCCGAGGAAGGTAGAATGGACGGCATGATGCTCCAGGTCAGACGAGCAGGAATGAGAAAGCGTCttaatatttccagggttgcacctgttattattggtcatgaagcaaacTCCTCCATCCTTGGATTTCCTGGATTCTTCCGTTCTGTCGGCACGGTGGACAGTGAGGGACACGGTTacgcagattacctgatccggcaCCAGCGAGGTCAGCCATGTCTCGGTCAGACAGAAGATGTTGCAGTCtgttatgtcccgctggaatctgatcctcgccctgaggtcatccagcttgttctccagggactggacgttcgccagaagaatgctgggcagaggtggacggaaggcttgggctctcagcctattccgaatccccccccccGCTTACCCCGATGTTTTCTCCGGCTTTTTCCCGGAGCCGCGCTCCCATTGTTGTTGCCGCGGCGCGTTCGGTTGAACTCTGCCGGCAACGCTGGATCGGTGAGTAGTATTTAAAAAGTCTCCGGTTACATTAAAGTTTAGTTTTACGAGTGTTTCCCGGTTGTGCGTTGTTAGTGCTAGTGTGTTAGTActtagaaataaattaaaaatgaacaTACAAGTTAAAAATATGCAGTCTCCGCGGAACTACCACGAAGGCGACTGCACCTGGCCGTGCCTTCTTGCTTCATGCCATCTGCAAGTGTAATATTAATTTGTCCTACATTTAGATCAAAATTGTTAATGTACATGAAAAGTATGCCAGCAATGATCCTTGTGTCATACCACATCATAGGGTTCTAATCACAAACAACCCTCCACTATCCGCCCCTGCTTCCTTGAACAAGCCAGTTTTGGATCCAGTTTGCCTTCTTGCCTTGGTCCCCATCAGCACCAACCTTTTACCAGATTCCCATGTGGGACCTTCCCAATGGCCTTACAAATTCCATGAACACTACACACTCTCCTTAGCAATACATCTTGTTAGCTGTTTAAAAATCTCATTCAAACTGGTGAAACAGAATTGCACCCTtgcaaagccatgttgactatctTTATTAATCCCTAACCTTCCATGAATAATTGAATCCTTTCCCTCAGATTTATTTTCCTGCATCTTTCCGGCTACTGAGGCAAGACTTACTGGCCTGTAATTCTCCTTGCTGTCTTTCCTAAATAAAAAAGGTATCAGGTTTGCTGCCCCTAGTTATCTAACATCTCACCTGTGGCTGGGGAAGATTAAAACAAATCTGTCAGAGCCCAAGTAGCCTTCTCCTTTGTCACTTGTAACAGCCAGGAATATAGATAGAGCATCAAGCTCCACCTATGTGTCCACTATGACATCTAATGCcacttttttaaatgttaaccAGCTCTAGAATTTCACCGTCCACCTCCCCAAATTCTCCAACTACATTATCCACCATCCATGTGAATACATATGTAGAGTAACCATATTGTTGCAGAGAATGGTTAAAGAggctaaacacaaaaagctggagtaactctgcgggtcaagcagcatctctggagaaaaggaatgtgacgttttaggttgagacccgtcttcaaactgagagtaaagggaaagggaaacaaaagatatagacgatgatatagagagatatagaacaaatgaatgaaagatatgcaaaaaagtaacggtgatcaaggaaacggttcattgttggctgtgggctgtgggctgtgggctgtgggctgtgggctgtgggctCGGTATAAACAAGTtgtacaatgaaactcaccaggacaacagtgaaatgattaatgtgtatgaaagaactgcagacgctggtttaaatcgaagagacacaaaatgctggagtaactccgcgggccaggcagcatctctggagagaaggaacggttgacatttcgggttgagacccttcttcagactgaaactaagGTGGGGAAGGGACAGGGgatgaaagggttacttgaagttagagaaatcaatattcctactgctggggtgtaaggtgcccaagcgaaatatgaggtgctgttccctccaatttgcgttcggcctcactctgaccatggaggagaccccggacagaaaggtcggaatgggaatgggagggagagttaaagttcCCTCCCATTTTTTATTTTGGAAAGGTAGCAAGGATAGGCCAGGTAATTACAGGCCAGTAAGTCTTGCTTCAGTGGccgggaagatgctggaaaaacaaaTCTGAGGGAAAGGATTCAATTACTCATGGAAGGATAGCGATTACTAGAGATAGTCAACATAGCTTTGCAAGGGTGCAATTCTGTTTCACCAGTTTGAATGAGATTTTTAAAGAGCTAATATAATGTGTTGCTAAGGAGAGTGTGTAGTGTTCATGGATTTTGTAAGGCCATTGGGAAGGTCCCACATGTTCTTTAATACACATTAATTGTTTATTGCTGTCCTGGTGCGTTTCATTGTACAACTTGTTTATACCGagcccacagcccacagcccacagcccacagcccacaatgaaccattttcttgatcatcgttacttttttgcatatctttcattcatttgttctatatctctctatatcatcgtctatatattttgtttccctttccctttactctcagtttgaagatgggtctcaacctaaaacgtcacattccttttctccagagatgctgcttgacccgcagagttactccagcttttggtgtttaGCCTCTTCACCTTTCTCTGCAACAATATGGTTACTCTACATATGTATTCACATGGATGGTGGATAATGTAGTTGAAGAATTTGGGGAGGGGGACAGTGAAATTCTAGAGCTGGAAGATCATGTAGACCCGGGAGGACTgatcgaaggtgttcagtgaaacgaccgcccctgtctacatttggtctcgctgGTGTGTTATATCATGTGAGTGCACATTATTCCCTTCTTCATTTGCTGTGATTTTTATTCAGCTCTGCAGACTGACAGTGGTTCTGTTTTCCACACTTTCTACAAGTGGTTTCAAAGGCTGGGCAGTTGGTTTTATCACTGAACACATGCAATCTGCCACTATTCCTGCATATTTGCAGTTAAACTTTGGTTGGGGATTGGGACATACCCATACCTTAGATGTTTGGGTCTATACTGTGTATAGGCCTTCACTGCATTGACTTTCCTGCCTGCAAGACACGTTTGCCTATTTGTAGCTTCATGTCCTCGTGCTATGTCAATGGCATCTTGGAGAGTCAATTGCTCATCCCTTCCAATGAGAGACTTCTGGACCTCTTTGTGGAAATTTCCCCATATGATTTGGTCAAGCACTCTGTCATTTATCTCTTGACTATCTCTGAACTTACATTTCGATGCAGCATTCTTCAGCTTTGTGAGCGtcatccacagattcatcactggtTTGCGTGAGCCCTTGAAAAGAGTATCGATGTATGTGATCGCAGGGCTTCGGTTCAAGGTGTCTTTCAAAGGTATAGAAGATTTATCTAAAATAAATGTTGTCTTCTCTGTCCTCCTCTTGCTTAAATGTCCAGTTGTTGTACGACTCTAGTCCCTTCTCTGCTGACCAGAGAAGCAGGTAGCTAGCTTTCTCACTCTCACTAGCTTTCTTGAACACACTGTTGAACAATAGTCCACATTTTTGTCTAAATCTGACAAAGGCATTCATTATATCAGCTGCTTCCCTGTCCATTAGTGGCGCTAGAACAGGCGTGTTTGTTGCAGTCATATCTATGCATACAGTGTTGCCGTTCCATTGTACGTGCCAAGTTAATCAATCAGTTATAAATATTTAAGTTTGCAGTGTGGTTACTCACTCATCCTTCACTAGCATCGAGCGACAAAACAAAGTCATCTTTTGTTGAACATTTGCGTCTTCAGTAGCTGATTAAAGAATATTTAACACTTGTGGGTCGTAGACCGCTGTCACCATGTCATGTTTTGTGTTGCTTTGAAGTCCGTCTTCAAGATAAAGAACGGAGACAGCACTTCTAGTTGTAGTTTCCTTTATTAGTAGTGTTCTACAGGTTCTCATTCTGCAACTGTTTGTGCTATCTAGATCACGACTTAACTATGTCATGATGAAATATCAGTCTCTGCACCTGGAACAATAGATAtcgagtagatgaggttggaggaggtgcaagtgagcctctgcctaacctgaaaggactgtcggggtccctggacagagtcgagggaggtggtttagggacagttgttgcatctcctgtggttgctggggaaggtacatgggaagtggtttgggtgggaagggatgagttaagcaGGGAGGGaggccaaattggaggaactgcatctcatatttcacttgggcagcttgcaaaccagcggtatgaatattgatctctctaacttcaattaacccctctcactctgtccctcccccactatagtcgtactagtttcactgtcatcctggtaAGTTTCATTATCTATACATCTCATTTATAGTTGTGAGGGGATTTTAAGTTGCTATCCACGTCAGATAAAGGGGAGATTGATAAAAAtgcatctattgatgctcctgaacacatcaccAGTGATAGAcatccccgatgcaggagctgattgccccgatgcggagggccaaaaAGCCGCCCGCTACAGGAGTCAaggtcgtcccgtcaacggagggctcgaggcccccaactgAGAGTATAGAAggaaagagatttgaacttttcttcaccttccatcacagtgaggaatgtggaggagtcactatggtggatgtttatgttaaaatgcattttgtgtgcTCCATTGCTTttaatttgtatgactgacttggcaaatgaaattcctcgtatgttgcaaaacatacttgggtaataaagtatcattgtgaTTGCGAAAGACATGTAGCTGTATATACAAGACCAGAAGTGAAATAAATCTCTGTGAACGAATAGCAAAAGAGATGGATATAAATGCTGCTGAAGACCAAAAGAGAACTTCATATGGAAGAGAGGAACTAGTAAATACAATATTacattggctgaatggcagatggCAGAAGAGTATGAATAAAGGGTGCtttctctggttggctgccagtgactattgGTGTTCCGGAGGAATTGGTGTTGGATCCGCTacttttcatgttgtatattaatgattttgatgatggAATTGAGGGCTTTGtggttaagtttgcagatggtacaagataagtggaggggcaggtagtgtagagaaagcaaggactctgcgGATGGACTTGGACACATTGGGATAGTGGGCAACAACGTAGCAATGTGTGTGGTCATgtactttggtagtaggaataaaggctgtattctaaatggggagagaattcagaaatcggatgtgcaaatggacttgggagtgctggtgccggattcccaaaaggttaatttgcaggttgaatcagtagtaaggcaaatgcaatgttagaatttatttcaagccgactagaatataaaagtagGGATGTAATGGCGAGGCTTCATAGGTCACTGGTCAGACTCCATTAGGAATTTTGAGCAATTTTAGGCCCCATATCCAATGGGGGGGAATCGTTTGACATACGAGAGGTTTTCGTGACTGATCTCGGGGTTGACAGGGtccttgaaacttaccgaataatgaagggcctggatagagtagatgtttctactagtgggagaataTAGGACCAGAGAGAATATAggaccagaataaaaggacatacctttataaATGAGATAAGGATGAATTTctgtagccagagggtggcgaatctgtggaattcattgccataaacAGGTGGAGGTCGTCTTTGGGCATTTTCAAAGTGGATTATCATTTGTGATTATTAAGTGTgtcaaagtcacagggagaaagcaggagaatgggtttgagagggaaagatagatcaaccatgattgaatggcagagtagacgcgatggggccaaatggcctaatactgctcctttgCCTAGCAAAAACAAGAATTCCGGATACTTAAAATACAAACTAAAAATTCTGcacatgctttttttttttttttggggggggggggggggggggggggggggaggaaggaaggaagggcagAACATTGGTTATAATTTACTGCATCCCAATTGAGTTTGCCTCAATAACCACGTTTTACCAAAATAAAATATCTGTTTAAATCATTAATTACTTTTAAGCAACAGAAAAGATACACAAAATTGAAATAAGCACTCAGTATCCATATTCTTTAATAGAATTTTCAGCAAAAAGGTGCAAAAATTGATTACTCAACAAGATAAAAATGTGATTCTTAtatacatagaacaaattaaacCTCTATGGGGAAGATTGCTGAAGCAATCAGCGTTATGGTGGACTGCTTCACATGAATAAGTACTCACGGGACCATTAACTTTGTACTTGAATGCAGTACTGTCTAATCTAAAAAACATTGTGGTCACTTAGAAACAGTAGTTTGGCAAGGAAAACGGTCAGTCTATATCAGCACGTGATAAATAATAGTGGCAACAACAGCACAAATGTAACAGCTGGTAATAGAGCATACAGACAGGGAACTGTTCGAATTGTCGCACGGGTAAGCAAAAATTGATGTGACAATGTTACCCTAAACACCTCAATGATACACTGTATAAACCATGTTAAAGGCAAGTTGAAATTGTTGAACATGTGGTTTATGACAAAATTAAAAAAGCAACCAGTTAGTAATCAATAAAACATCTCTGAaccttggaaaaaaaaaatcatattttaaaaaaaataactgagGCTCTTTTAGAAACGGACAAAGTTTCAAATCATAATGCAAGTTCTATACAGAATCTGAGTGAAATGAAGATTAAAGACATAAAATATTAACTACTTCCAAGAGTTCAGAAGAGATACGAACCATCCTCTTTGAGGTAGGTTTGATGGAATAATCACTTGTATCCATCACCTGGTTTGTGATTTTTACTCTCCCTCTTACTTCAATAGTAAATGAAAACCAGGTAACTCCAGAATATACTCAGATTTGGTCATTAGTAGATACCAGATCTCTTCCTGCCCCATGCATTAAATAAGATGGGCAAAGTGCATTTGATCCATGGAACTGAAGGGAAATTCTGCACAATTGGTGGCGCAGGGGATGACATCAAATACCAAAACAAAATATGCAGCTCCAGCTAAGGATCAAATTTTAAAATACTGTCAGATCAATTTAAGCAAAATTTCATAGGTTGCATTGATTATGCCCCATGATAAAATTGACCGGTGATAATTGAGGTGCCATCCTCGCATTACATTGGATAGTTTGCCATCCCTTTCCCTCCAAATTGTCATGAAGACTTTTGTAAAAGATTGAAATTCTCCTCCAACTTGTGACTGCATACGTGCTTTCACTACATTAATCGGATAAAACATTATTCCAAGCATTGAACCCAGACTTGCTCCACAGATGAAGTCATTGAGCACATTAGTACTGTACGTAGTGGCTTCCGGTAAGGATTCTTTGATAGGCCCTCGCAAGGCAAAGAACAATGCATTACTAGGTCCATTTCGGAGGAGAATTGGCAGAAGTCCTCTGTAATATTCCCTAAAACCATAGGCTTTCAAAGCTTTAAAGGCATCAAACGTATTGGTGAATCGCCTATGATGTCTGTGATCTTGCAGCAAAGTCTGCACTCTCTCAAATGGTGTCAGCATTGCCTCTGCTGTCCCTGCCAATACTGCAGAAACACTACGAGTCAGAAGTTCTGGACCATCAGTTGTTCTCTTCAAGAGGCATGAGAAGTCCTCATACAAGCCAAACATCAATGCCACAGTTGTTGTCTTTTGGAGGAGCGGAGGCAGAATACCCCGGTACAGAAGGCGAAAGCCATCCTGCTTTAACTGACGGACAGCCTCCAATGTCTTTACTCCATATAGCTGCTGCCGAAACAACGCTTTCTGTATAGGGAAAGTGGTAGCAATATTAGTGAAGGCTGCAAAATAGCCACAGATATAGTACTTAGTCGGGCCCAGACAAGAGATCTGTTGCGCCAAATCCTGCTTAGATCCGGGTAAGACAAGGTCCTTTGATCCGTTTTGTGCTTCAGTATCCATGTGTTGCAAGTGCTTATCCTTCAAGGTACATGATACTATTATCAATTAGCCACATGGTCCTGTGAGAAGAAAAATTGAACAGTGAACAGCTGAATTCATATCTGTGAAATAAAGACAATAATTTCTGCCCTAGCCTTAAAACATAATTTTATATTGAGCGGTCACCGAGTTTATAAGTAGAATACAAGATACTGTCGTCTCAGTTTGAAGGTCATAGGTTCGAGTTCCAGTACCGAGGCTACAACACATAATCGACAAAGACACTTTAAAGCAACATTGTATTCGTACATGGCGCAGATTTTTAtagaggacattaaaaaagacttgtTGTTCTCTGGAGGTAGGCACAAAAAATAATATCGGCACTGTATTAAAAGGGGGAAGTTCACCTGCCATAAAATCTGAATACTGAAAGCATTCAAATATAACAAGCATACTCCATTACCAGGATCAGAAATGGAAGCTATAGAACAATTGTTAATACAATATTACGCTGAAATCACCATAATTTTGCTGGATGAGATATCAATGGGTatgcagaaactgcagatgaagaTGTGGTGCAAATTAAACATGAACATGTACCTTTGCCACGACTGTATTGATCATTTCTTACACTATTTCCGACCAAAAAGTATGATGATTTGTTATACCTTTGCTAAAATCTGCACAGGAGCATAACCTTCAATTTATAATGGCTTTAAATGTTTGAAAACATTCCTAGGTACTTCATGGACACAAAGGTTATCAGACACTGCATCATGAAAACATGAAAGTATGATTCATCAAAATGCATGTTAAGAAGGTGACTTTTAGGCAAGCCTTCAAGGAAGGCAAGGTGAAGCAATCAAGGGCTTTGAaaagaataagcgagttcggtatttcaactgtgcatgcccaggtcataggtcactggagataaacattctcagcggctgagttactccagctttttgtgtttaacttcggtgtaaaccagcagttcattCCGACAGAAGTGTTTTTACTGTTCTGTTTATTTGGTGAATTACAAAGGCATTGCTCTGCTGAAGTTACCGTATTcctgatctgaagaaaggtcgcgaTCTGAAATATAGTCTGTCGCACATCACAGATGTGTCGCCTTACCCGCTGatatcccccagcactttgtttttcaccTTCCCCCTTGCTGCTTACAATTCCTCCCAAACGCTCAACTACAATTCCTACCAAACGCTCAACCTCACAGTGCCTTATTGTTGAAGGGCATTTGGTGGGTTCCGTTTCGCATAGTTTAAGGCACCATGCACTTCtgtaccgtagacacaaaatgcaggagtaactcagcgggccaggcagcacctctggatagacgACCCTCCGTCAGACTTCTTACACATTATACTTCTGTGCCGTGGTTGACCCGGGGAGTAGAGGTGTCAGTTCTTCCAGCTGTGTGTGGAGAGGCACCAGCTACCGCAGGCCGCTCACCTGTCAGGTGCTGCCTCCTCGACCCTACTGCTCGGCAGCGGCCGGCTAGGATTCCAGAGCATCGCCGATGCCTCACATCACCTCCTGATCCCCCACCGCCTGTCTGGATAACATGACCGACGTTGGCCGAGCTGAAGAtgggatccaaccactctcacagAACACTGTGTATGGCGAGGACGGGGACAGAATAaacactcagttcactcaacacaaactttaggtcatttgttccttgcgcccGCGGAAATCTCCAGCGCTTGCCACCCCTTCCAGAATAACTTTTCCAAAGAAAAAGCTTGTGGGTCTTCTTCGGTCTGCCCTACCCTAGGCTGGCTTGCTCAGGGTGGCGTTTCCTAGTTGCTCTGGGGCTGGCTGACTGGGGAACAGTTATCTGTGCAGAGAGTCGATGGCATCACTGTATCACCATGGAACTGCCTTGTTGGTGATATGTGGGTGATACACATCTTTACAATCGTTCGGATTTTGGCGTTGGCTAGGAGCTGGAAGTTCAGTTGTACGTGCAGTGCCGCACAAGAGACCAGTTGCAATGACTTTTATCTCATTGCTGCCTCTCCGTTCGCTCACTGGCTTCGGAATAAAGCCATGCGGTCAAGACAAGGGGGTTCTGAAGTTGCATTCTCTCGATTGAAGACATTTTCTTGACTCTCCTAGAAGCAACGAGCTATGGCTTTACCAGTGGCTGTCTGTCTAACTGAAACCTCTCTCGTCTCCCCACGCATGTCtttcaccccccttctctctcccctaccactCACCAtctctccgccggtccagtctctACCCgtatcccactcgcatctgccacctcgctctcgctgttacaccctgcTCTCCCCCACTACCAGGCACCCCCGTTcccttttttttccaaatgacctttgacaaatcccatgattccttgcgtttttcggaatgccaaactcgcttattggagCTTTGGGTCCAAATACTCACAAATTAGGGTAAAAGCATTACAAAATAACAGGGAAGAATGAAAGGAATAAAAAGATAACAATGGAACAGGGAAGTTTTTTATAGCAGCTTACTTCAATTTGTACATGGTCATCTGAGTTAAGTTGTGAATGCAGATTGAGCTGTTAGCTGTTTAGTTTTCTCTTTAACAATATACTCAAGGACTACATTAATACAGGCAGCAAGACCAGATGATTCCAATGTATTAAGAAAATTGCTTTAATGAGGTTTTTAAAACTACTTGGAGAAAAAAAGCAAATAGCCTTACCTCTTGGGGCATTTGTTAAATAGCAAGCACCGCTGTTTGTCTGAGAAAacactttgatctctcgttttcacacattacccttccatatctctcatatCCATCTTCCCCGATTCTTTGTttgtagggtctcgaccctaaacatcacccattccttttatccagagatgctgcctgtcccgctgaggtactccaacattttgtgtctatcttcagtgtaaaccagaaaCTGCAGTGCCTTTCTACACTGATGATTGAGAGCTTTCAGGAACTATGGTTCATTGAGCATTGGTAATGGTAAACCCAGCAAAACTAATAACACTAaatgataacaataataataattggAGTGCTTTAGTACAGTGTCCAAGAGACTGTGGTTCAAAGCCAGAACACAAGTATACTAGTTTACAAGCTTGTCCTACAGATTTTCAAACTGGGTCCTGTGAAATACTCAAGTCCTGTCCATTAATATTAAAAAAGCAAAAGTTCTGAAACACTCattgggtcagacagaatctgttGAAAGATAAACAGTCAACATTTTAAAACTAGGACCCATCATCAGAATCTGTGTTTTGATGAAGGGTCgtagacctgaaatgttaaccgtTTATTCcaaatttctagcatctgcagcttttttgtgtttcAGTTCCTGTACATAAATGTTAGCCACATAGAATGTCATACAATGAATTGCTTCTGGAACAGCGAACTCCTGGACCCGGCCTAGAAGCAGATACTTAACCAGGAAGTGTGAAAGACACACTGGTCTGCAGGCGAGACTGAAACAACGTGGTCCGTACCCAGCATACTGCAGACCAGTGTGTCTTTCACACttcctggcccttaactccaagaagaccaaggagctcattgtagacttcaggaagtccagaggcggcacgcacacccccatccacattaacgggacggaggtggaacgtgtttctagcttcaggttcctgggagtcaacatctccgatgacctctcttggacccacaatacctctactctgatcaagaaggctcatcagcgtctcttcttcctgaggagtctgaagaaggtccatctgtctcctcagatcctggtgaacttctaccgctgcaccatcgagagcatccttaccaactgcatcacagtatggtatggcaactgctctgtttccgaccggaaggcattgcagagagtggtgaaaattgcccaacgcatcaccggttccacgctcccctccattgagtctgtccaaagcaagcgctgtctgcggagggcgctcagcatcgccaaggactgctctcaccccaaccatggactgtttaccctcctaccatctgggaggcgctacaggtctctccgttgc
This portion of the Leucoraja erinacea ecotype New England chromosome 3, Leri_hhj_1, whole genome shotgun sequence genome encodes:
- the LOC129695603 gene encoding mitochondrial nicotinamide adenine dinucleotide transporter SLC25A51-like; protein product: MDTEAQNGSKDLVLPGSKQDLAQQISCLGPTKYYICGYFAAFTNIATTFPIQKALFRQQLYGVKTLEAVRQLKQDGFRLLYRGILPPLLQKTTTVALMFGLYEDFSCLLKRTTDGPELLTRSVSAVLAGTAEAMLTPFERVQTLLQDHRHHRRFTNTFDAFKALKAYGFREYYRGLLPILLRNGPSNALFFALRGPIKESLPEATTYSTNVLNDFICGASLGSMLGIMFYPINVVKARMQSQVGGEFQSFTKVFMTIWRERDGKLSNVMRGWHLNYHRSILSWGIINATYEILLKLI